Proteins found in one Muntiacus reevesi chromosome 2, mMunRee1.1, whole genome shotgun sequence genomic segment:
- the LOC136157178 gene encoding short palate, lung and nasal epithelium carcinoma-associated protein 2A-like: MRNTSYPNLWSYRYFDLVALTSNCYRFPAEVQCQDKMFQLWKLVLLCGLLAGTSASLLDNIGKDVLKKLKSGLEEGLDNPDSTLETILGQLKTAEEDPEKTEEAKSLLEQLISGIFEVVEKLTGVKISNLHILDITFEETTDGKGALVKIPITAEVNVNLPVLGEIVDFALNLVLQYSVSVETDEETEVSTVVVEECRSDRHSIKLSVLGRRIRLFNEILDFAINLVNEVLSLVTYYEVCPLVRSFLEGLDVDYVKNRIDWFPGT, translated from the exons ATGAGGAACACTAGCTACCCAAACCTCTGGTCCTACCGCTACTTTGACCTGGTCGCGCTCACGTCAAACTGTTACAGATTTCCTGCTGAGGTACA GTGTCAGGACAAGATGTTTCAGCTTTGGAAACTTGTTCTCTTGTGCGGCCTGCTCGCCGGGACCTCAGCGTCTCTTCTTGACAATATTGGCAAGGAtgttctgaagaagctgaaatctgGTCTTGAGGAAGGACTTGACAACCCTGACAGTACACTTGAAA CTATCTTGGGGCAATTGAAGACTGCTGAGGAGGACCCGGAGAAGACTGAGGAAGCTAAGAGCTTGTTGGAACAACTCATTTCTGGAATTTTTGAAGTAGTGGAGAAGCTTACGGG GGTGAAAATCAGTAACCTGCACATCCTGGATATCACATTCGAAGAGACTACTGATGGCAAAGGTGCTCTAGTGAAAATCCCCATCACTGCTGAAGTCAACGTGAACCT GCCTGTGTTGGGTGAGATTGTCGACTTTGCCCTCAACTTGGTCCTCCAGTATAGTGTCAGTGTTGAAACTGATGAAGAGACTGAAGTCTCCACCGTGGTCGTGGAAGAATGCAGGAGCGATCGACACAGCATCAAACTCAGCGTGCTGGGCAG GCGCATTAGACTGTTCAATGAGATTTTGGACTTTGCAATCAACCTCGTGAACGAGGTGCTGTCCCTGGTAACGTACTACGAG GTGTGTCCACTAGTCCGCAGTTTCCTTGAAGGCCTGGATGTGGATTATGTTAAGAACCGCATCG ATTGGTTCCCGGGCACGTGA
- the LOC136157972 gene encoding short palate, lung and nasal epithelium carcinoma-associated protein 2B-like, producing the protein MFQLWKLVLLCGLLAGTSASLLDNRGNDVLRKLRSALERGLASFDSTIEVIFQNLKTELESRCSDEVVENQESENLLEQLISRIFQEVNRLTGVRIRNVQVPDITFKATSDNSADVKIPITADVTVNLPLLRDIVDLGLTVDLQTSVSIETDAETGDSKVVVGECTNTPESISLTVLHRRFGLLNDVVDFGINLARRVVSSVVQDELCPRFRELLESLDAECVRKLIGEPQNTQQETEEGR; encoded by the exons ATGTTTCAGCTTTGGAAACTTGTTCTCTTGTGCGGCCTGCTCGCGGGAACCTCAGCGTCTCTTCTTGACAATCGAGGCAACGATGTTCTGAGGAAGCTGAGATCTGCTCTTGAGAGAGGACTTGCCAGCTTTGACAGTACAATTGAAG ttatctttcagaatttgaagacTGAATTGGAATCCAGGTGTTCAGACGAGGTTGTGGAAAACCAGGAATCTGAGAATTTGTTGGAACAACTCATTTCTAGAATTTTTCAAGAAGTGAACAGGCTTACAGG GGTGAGAATCAGGAATGTCCAAGTCCCGGATATCACATTCAAGGCGACTTCTGACAACAGTGCTGACGTGAAGATCCCCATCACTGCTGATGTCACCGTGAACCT GCCTCTGTTGCGTGACATTGTCGACCTGGGCCTCACTGTGGACCTCCAAACTAGTGTCAGCATTGAAACTGATGCCGAGACTGGTGACTCCAAGGTGGTCGTGGGAGAATGCACCAACACCCCAGAAAGCATCTCACTCACGGTGTTGCACAG gCGCTTTGGACTGCTCAACGATGTTGTGGACTTTGGCATCAACCTTGCGagaagggtggtgtcctctgtaGTGCAGGACGAG TTGTGCCCACGATTCCGTGAACTCCTTGAAAGCCTGGATGCAGAGTGTGTTAGGAAACTCATCG GTGAGCCTCAGAACACCCAACAGGAAACTGAAGAGGGCAGATGA